One Owenweeksia hongkongensis DSM 17368 genomic region harbors:
- a CDS encoding M4 family metallopeptidase — protein MHNIIKAVLFLTIGTSAVAQQSIMEIASSDQQENWWSFHNGQNITPDTFFQTYQESMGFDANYSFIELKREEDDLGINHIRYEQFYKGVKVEGAQFILHSRGNTLYKANGRLVKSLQGSPVATVSFKDALNTAKQLTEANSFYWEDPYMEAWLKDVKGNPNASFAPKEELVWLDPQFSQNGENYKLAYKLDLFFEATDDHRLFYIDANTGNLLWEQNRCHSATAHGQAETKYHGTQNIITDSVSTNKYVLNDVTRGGGVQTLNAQTGTSFQNSVDFEDDDNYWDNVNAQIDEAATDAHWSAGMTYDYFLSEHNRDSYDGLGSKIVSYVHWDQAWRNASWNGVAMRYGDGSGDPLISIDVVGHELAHGVTEYSANLVYAYEPGALNESFSDIFGTAIEFHALDSAADWDIGKASFLLRSMSNPKAYSQPDTYLGQAWYTGSGDNGGVHYNSGVQNFWFYLLSEGGSGTNDNGTAYQVDSFGIDNAAEIAYRNLAYYLTPSSEYYDSRRGSISAAEDIYGSCSYEANLIAKAWHAVGIGSDTLSNDIELLEVLSPKNSCSIGTQETMEVKFIYYRSGCDSTIEAGDSIQLGYSVNGSNAVSETLIAGSTINSGDTITYTFNTKQDFINVGAYNIKFWTNYSSDYMTENDTISDYIIKVLDPMVDGDSISFEASLAATEEKIYHTATESNGDTYLHFNGRSTGFRGLVLSGIDADLFNLDIPNDETENFDKNKEFLSKVYMCVDASAMSHVTLKFDLKQTYSTVYRFFLGTNANTLASSLRLTIDGVQVGTQMHPTSNFSDTFATHYFNLDQYAGTQFELALEGKHFLSRAEDPGNSVGDNSYIDDIIIMDSEFIGEEEFELKDVSLFPNPTTGLLNINVNAPKSGMATAKIVDTKGAVILQKSLDLESGFQSFSLDISGKPKGMYLLQIQQGNALYTQKVMLD, from the coding sequence ATGCATAACATTATCAAGGCCGTTTTATTCCTTACAATCGGTACATCTGCTGTTGCACAGCAATCTATTATGGAAATTGCCAGTTCAGACCAACAAGAAAACTGGTGGAGCTTTCATAATGGTCAAAATATCACTCCCGATACATTCTTTCAAACGTATCAAGAGAGTATGGGCTTTGATGCAAATTATTCCTTCATCGAGCTAAAAAGGGAAGAGGATGATTTAGGTATAAATCACATCAGGTATGAACAGTTTTATAAAGGTGTAAAAGTAGAAGGGGCACAATTTATTCTTCACAGCAGAGGAAACACTTTATATAAAGCCAATGGACGTTTGGTTAAATCTTTACAAGGATCGCCAGTTGCCACAGTATCTTTTAAAGATGCCTTAAACACCGCAAAACAACTTACCGAAGCTAATTCCTTTTATTGGGAAGACCCATACATGGAAGCTTGGCTCAAAGACGTAAAGGGTAACCCAAACGCTAGTTTTGCACCAAAAGAAGAACTGGTTTGGCTCGACCCCCAGTTTTCACAAAATGGAGAAAATTACAAACTAGCTTACAAACTTGACCTGTTTTTTGAAGCTACCGATGATCACCGTTTATTTTACATTGATGCCAATACAGGAAACCTACTTTGGGAACAAAACAGATGTCATTCCGCAACCGCACACGGCCAAGCTGAAACCAAATATCACGGCACCCAAAACATTATTACCGATTCAGTTTCTACCAACAAGTATGTTTTGAACGATGTAACTCGCGGAGGTGGTGTACAAACTTTGAATGCACAAACAGGAACTTCATTTCAAAACTCGGTAGATTTTGAAGATGATGACAATTACTGGGATAATGTAAACGCACAAATAGACGAGGCTGCCACTGATGCGCACTGGAGCGCAGGTATGACTTATGATTATTTTTTAAGTGAGCATAATCGTGATAGTTATGACGGATTAGGATCTAAGATAGTAAGTTACGTACACTGGGATCAGGCTTGGCGAAATGCAAGTTGGAACGGTGTAGCCATGCGATATGGTGACGGCAGTGGTGACCCCCTCATTTCTATAGATGTGGTTGGTCACGAGCTTGCCCATGGTGTAACAGAATACAGTGCCAACCTGGTTTACGCATACGAACCTGGTGCTCTGAATGAGTCATTTAGTGACATTTTTGGAACCGCCATAGAATTTCATGCCCTAGACTCTGCTGCAGATTGGGATATAGGGAAAGCCAGTTTTTTACTAAGAAGTATGTCTAACCCAAAAGCCTATAGCCAGCCAGATACATATCTAGGTCAAGCTTGGTACACAGGCTCGGGAGACAATGGAGGTGTTCATTACAATAGTGGCGTTCAGAATTTCTGGTTCTATCTTTTATCTGAGGGCGGCTCGGGAACAAACGATAACGGGACAGCTTACCAAGTGGATAGTTTTGGAATTGACAATGCTGCAGAGATCGCTTATCGAAACCTAGCCTATTATCTTACACCGAGTTCCGAGTATTATGACTCCAGAAGAGGATCTATTTCAGCTGCCGAAGATATTTACGGAAGTTGCTCTTATGAGGCTAATCTTATTGCCAAGGCTTGGCATGCTGTAGGTATCGGTTCAGATACCCTTTCCAATGATATAGAACTACTAGAAGTACTTTCTCCTAAAAATAGTTGCTCAATTGGAACTCAAGAAACTATGGAGGTAAAGTTTATTTATTACCGCTCAGGTTGCGATAGCACTATTGAGGCTGGCGACAGTATACAATTAGGGTATTCTGTAAACGGAAGCAATGCAGTAAGCGAGACCTTGATAGCCGGGAGCACCATAAACAGTGGAGATACAATAACCTACACTTTTAATACGAAGCAAGATTTTATTAATGTTGGTGCTTATAACATTAAATTCTGGACAAATTATAGTTCAGATTATATGACTGAAAACGATACTATAAGTGATTACATCATTAAAGTATTAGATCCAATGGTGGATGGTGACAGTATTTCGTTTGAAGCTTCATTGGCTGCCACTGAAGAAAAAATTTACCACACTGCAACCGAAAGCAATGGTGATACTTATTTACATTTTAATGGTCGCAGCACCGGATTTAGGGGTTTAGTTCTTTCGGGTATCGATGCCGATTTATTCAATCTGGATATTCCAAATGATGAAACTGAAAACTTTGATAAGAATAAAGAATTTTTGTCTAAAGTGTACATGTGCGTTGATGCTTCAGCAATGAGCCATGTTACTTTGAAGTTTGATCTAAAGCAAACTTACTCTACGGTGTATAGATTCTTTTTGGGCACCAATGCCAATACTTTGGCAAGCAGTTTAAGACTTACAATTGATGGCGTTCAGGTTGGTACCCAAATGCACCCTACCAGTAACTTCTCTGACACTTTTGCTACCCATTACTTTAACCTCGATCAATATGCAGGAACACAATTTGAGCTTGCTTTAGAAGGAAAGCACTTTCTAAGCAGAGCGGAAGATCCTGGTAATTCAGTTGGGGATAACTCTTATATAGACGACATTATAATTATGGACTCTGAGTTTATTGGAGAAGAAGAATTTGAACTTAAGGATGTTTCTCTTTTCCCTAATCCTACTACTGGCTTGCTAAACATCAATGTAAATGCACCAAAAAGTGGAATGGCTACTGCCAAAATAGTAGACACCAAAGGAGCTGTTATTCTTCAGAAATCTTTGGATTTGGAATCTGGTTTCCAGAGTTTCAGTCTTGATATTTCGGGCAAACCAAAAGGTATGTACTTGCTACAAATTCAGCAAGGCAATGCACTGTACACCCAAAAGGTGATGTTGGATTAA